In the Chroococcidiopsis sp. SAG 2025 genome, one interval contains:
- a CDS encoding protein phosphatase 2C domain-containing protein, which produces MSYEIRYFSLPKVGELERNIQDRFENSPDGSLVALADGASTSLYPQKWAEILVKSFCQSVAENPIESIRRSHEKWLQPSQEIWRQYYLTKLQSPNRKWWQGGSEIKNRGSATFLGLQLQNLELQNLEHYAKSQWQAVAIGDTCLFKLEQETRNLLTFPLTAAQEFKGTTLCFESLPEYTSFPPQFTAGWYEYGDIFLLATDALSQWLISDYEAQGEDWKKAFQFQDRHDFAGFINKLRQQKLIKNDDTTLVLVEVSRE; this is translated from the coding sequence ATGTCTTATGAAATCCGCTATTTCTCTCTACCTAAAGTTGGCGAACTAGAGCGAAACATTCAAGATCGCTTTGAGAACAGCCCCGATGGTAGTTTAGTAGCTCTAGCAGACGGGGCTAGTACTTCGCTATACCCGCAAAAATGGGCGGAAATTCTCGTCAAATCTTTTTGCCAAAGTGTAGCAGAAAACCCGATTGAGAGCATCCGGCGATCGCACGAGAAATGGTTGCAGCCATCCCAAGAAATTTGGCGACAATATTACTTGACCAAACTTCAATCTCCTAATCGTAAATGGTGGCAAGGAGGCTCGGAAATCAAAAATCGAGGCTCAGCTACATTCTTGGGGTTACAACTACAAAATTTAGAGCTACAAAACTTAGAGCATTATGCCAAAAGTCAGTGGCAAGCTGTCGCCATAGGAGATACTTGTTTATTTAAACTAGAGCAGGAGACTCGCAATCTCCTCACCTTTCCTCTGACCGCTGCACAAGAGTTTAAAGGCACAACACTCTGTTTTGAAAGTTTACCAGAATACACTTCATTTCCGCCTCAATTTACCGCAGGATGGTACGAGTACGGAGACATCTTCTTACTAGCAACAGATGCCTTATCTCAATGGCTTATATCAGATTATGAAGCCCAAGGAGAAGACTGGAAAAAGGCGTTTCAATTTCAAGATCGACATGATTTCGCTGGCTTTATTAACAAACTCAGACAACAAAAACTGATTAAGAACGATGATACAACCTTAGTACTAGTAGAAGTCAGTCGTGAGTAG
- a CDS encoding PleD family two-component system response regulator encodes MDLYTRFGKNGTKSILVCDDAYDHALLLQVILEAEGYEVILANSGEAAIAQIERENPDLVLLDLMMPGIDAMEAVRCMRQNPRNDGIPVILVAPSRRDSISVECQKLVSGIVHKPIECEELIAQVEAIFATPFSLRSQSHSRSFSVVGQRFKVPVLNREKNA; translated from the coding sequence ATGGACTTATATACTCGTTTTGGCAAGAACGGTACTAAAAGTATTCTTGTCTGCGATGACGCTTACGACCACGCTTTGTTGCTCCAGGTTATCTTGGAGGCTGAAGGTTATGAAGTTATACTTGCAAACTCGGGAGAAGCAGCGATCGCCCAGATAGAACGAGAAAATCCCGACCTCGTTTTACTAGATCTGATGATGCCAGGAATAGATGCGATGGAAGCCGTGCGCTGTATGCGTCAAAATCCTCGCAACGATGGCATACCAGTTATTCTAGTTGCACCTAGTCGTCGCGATTCTATTTCGGTTGAATGTCAGAAATTAGTGAGTGGTATAGTTCATAAGCCAATTGAGTGCGAGGAATTGATCGCACAAGTAGAAGCGATCTTTGCAACGCCGTTTTCGCTGAGGAGTCAAAGTCATTCCCGCAGCTTCTCTGTTGTTGGTCAAAGGTTTAAAGTCCCTGTTTTGAACCGAGAGAAAAACGCCTAG